DNA from Thermofilaceae archaeon:
AGTGTTTGCCGCTATCGCTGCTACTGCGGCTCTCGCCGTCATCTTCGCGACGACCTTCTACGTAGTTAACCTGGGTGAAATAGCCGTCGTCGTCGACCCGATCACGGGCGCGATCGGTAGGCCGGTGCTGGGGCCCGCGATCGGTTTCAAAGCGCCCTGGGCCTACATCGTAAAGGATTACGCGGGGGTTGAAGCTGTTGACATGTTCATCGAGCCGCCGCGCGACTACCCGGCCATCGAGGCGCTCACGAAGGACGGCGTTGTCGCGCTGGTGGACGTAACGATCAGGTACAGGCTGATCCCCGAGAAATTCGATCTCCTCGTCAGGTACTACCCGAGGCTGAACTACGAGGAGGACTTCCTCGTCGCGACCGCTAGGCAGGTCACCAGGGAGATCATTGCGAACTTCTCAATGACCGACCTCATCGAGAAGAGGGAGCTCGTCGCCCGCAGCGTTGAGGAGGCGTTGGCCGCGAGGATCAGGGGGGACGCCATCATCGGCCAGTGCCTGGAGCTACTCGGGGTGAACCTGAGGAACATCAAGCTCCCCGACACTGTTGTGCAAGCGATTAACGAGAAGGTTGCAGCCCAGCAGCGGGCCTTGAAGGCCGAGTACGAGAGGCAGGCTGCACTGATACAGGCCAACGCGTCCGCGCAGGCAGCTCTGATACAAGCCAGAGGTCAGGCTGAGGCGCTCCTAACGCTGGCCCGCGCCCAGGCGGAGTCGATCAGCCTGATCGCCAACCAGACCGGAGTCCCACCGTCGCAGGTTGTCGCCTACTACTTCTACCTAGAGGCGATCAAGCAGCTCGCCCAGAGCGGTAGAGCCACCATCGTGATCTCCCCCACGGGTGTTACACCACTAATCCCGCTGCCAACCCAACAGCAGGGAGGGTGAGGCAAACAAATCGAAATAGAGCATTAAAACGTAGTTCAGGTCATTGACTTTCAGTGTTAATGTCTACACTCCGATGTACGCGTACCTCTGCTTGAGCACCACGTTCACGAGCGTTATCGTTGTGAGCTGCAGCGTGATCAGGATGACGCCGAGGGACGCAACGATATGCGGTCCACCAAACCTGCCCAGGTAATCCATCATGATGAAGGTCATCGGTGCCCTGTGGCCTTCGCCGAGCCCGCCGAGCCCGCCCAGCGTCACGCTGGTGCTCGTCTCGCTCATGCAGTAGACGAAGCTGACGAGCGCGCCGCTCAGCACGTTCAAGCCGATCAGCGGCAGTACGATCCTGACCAGCGTTGTGAGCCTGCCGGCGCCCAAGTTCATCGAAGCCTCTTCTAGCGCTACGTGGACCTGCTGGAGGCCCGCGAAAACCGCTCTGGCGGTGAAGGGTAGCCTCCTAACCCCGTAGGCTAGGATGAGCAGCAGGCTGGGGCCCGCGGCGATCGGGTCGAGCGGAGTGCCTCGGAAGAAGGTGGCGAAGAAGTAGAAGTAGCCGACGGCGAGGACGAGGCCGGGTATTGCGACGGGGGATGTGACGAGTAGGTCGAGGAGCTCCATGCCACCGATCCTGGCCCGGGCTATGACGTAGGGTGCGGAGACCCCCAGGAGGATTATGATCGCTAGCGCGGCCAGCGAGTAGGTTAAGCTGTTCATGACGGCCCGGAGGACTAGCGGGTCCCTAGCCACCTCCATCATGTGCCTA
Protein-coding regions in this window:
- a CDS encoding prohibitin family protein, producing the protein MEVPVRVSVGGARRNASKIVFAAIAATAALAVIFATTFYVVNLGEIAVVVDPITGAIGRPVLGPAIGFKAPWAYIVKDYAGVEAVDMFIEPPRDYPAIEALTKDGVVALVDVTIRYRLIPEKFDLLVRYYPRLNYEEDFLVATARQVTREIIANFSMTDLIEKRELVARSVEEALAARIRGDAIIGQCLELLGVNLRNIKLPDTVVQAINEKVAAQQRALKAEYERQAALIQANASAQAALIQARGQAEALLTLARAQAESISLIANQTGVPPSQVVAYYFYLEAIKQLAQSGRATIVISPTGVTPLIPLPTQQQGG